In the Pseudochaenichthys georgianus chromosome 1, fPseGeo1.2, whole genome shotgun sequence genome, one interval contains:
- the sp2 gene encoding transcription factor Sp2, which yields MSEQQDSMATTVAVSPSEYLQPSNVSIQDHQPSPLALLAATCSKIGPPAAQAPVTSPPAQPQPRRLLPIKPAPIAPAPPKNLGFLSAKGNVIQLPAGLGSSAPGSPIVLTIQQSPARSNNSAPANIQYQMMPQIQGAQTIQMMPQGGQIQLIPGTNQAIITTPMTVPSQNAANTPQKSLAIKPSPRSRKSNNSHVVQLPGGITLPLGVATGEMGGTQFITETAAAPAKGRRGRKKKIVLNAYAPPPAQPPSPTSEMETILIEAGDNIIQAGNNLLIVQSPGQPAMVQQVQLVQSKPESQVVQIPQQALKVVQAASATLPAIPQRHSAPSSLQVTQSEPTPTQFLFKTASGEWQTVHLQDSVSTSSTQTTAVVTNSPPQASIKRTLHGGKKERTLAKIAPAGGMISLNTSQLTSATQAVQTISINGVQVQGVPVTITNAGGQQHLTVQAIQGGGLQLATSPGQPALQMEQTLTLELPGQQGEKKRRMACTCPNCKDAEKRPGEIGKRKHICHVIGCEKTFRKTSLLRAHVRLHTGERPFVCNWVFCGKRFTRSDELQRHARTHTGDKRFECTQCQKRFMRSDHLTKHYKTHINTKTL from the exons ATGAGCG aacaacagGACAGTATGGCCACCACTGTTGCTGTCAGTCCCAGTGAATACCTTCAGCCCTCCAACGTTTCCATACAA GACCACCAGCCCTCTCCTCTCGCCCTCCTTGCCGCCACCTGCAGTAAAATCGGCCCTCCTGCCGCTCAGGCTCCCGTCACCTCTCCTCCAGCGCAGCCTCAGCCTCGCCGCCTCCTCCCCATAAAGCCGGCTCCCATCGCCCCCGCTCCGCCCAAAAACCTGGGCTTCCTCTCAGCCAAGGGCAATGTGATCCAGCTTCCTGCCGGCCTGGGCTCCTCGGCGCCCGGCAGCCCCATCGTGCTCACAATCCAGCAGAGCCCGGCCCGAAGTAACAACTCCGCACCCGCCAATATCCAGTACCAGATGATGCCTCAGATCCAAGGGGCTCAGACCATCCAGATGATGCCCCAAGGAGGTCAGATCCAACTCATCCCGGGCACGAACCAGGCCATAATCACCACTCCCATGACGGTACCCTCCCAAAACGCTGCCAACACTCCACAGAAGAGTTTAGCTATCAAACCCTCCCCCCGGTCGCGTAAATCAAACAACTCCCACGTGGTGCAGCTGCCCGGCGGGATCACGCTGCCGCTCGGCGTGGCGACGGGAGAGATGGGCGGGACTCAGTTTATCACGGAGACGGCAGCTGCTCCAGCGAAGGGGAGAAGAGGCAGGAAGAAGAAGATAGTTCTGAACGCTTATGCTCCGCCTCCTGCTCAGCCTCCCTCTCCCACATCAGAGATGGAGACCATCCTGATCGAAGCTGGAGACAACATCATCCAG GCGGGAAACAACCTCCTGATCGTCCAGAGTCCTGGTCAGCCGGCCATGGTGCAGCAGGTCCAGCTGGTTCAGTCCAAACCGGAGTCTCAGGTGGTTCAGATCCCCCAGCAGGCTCTGAAGGTGGTGCAGGCTGCATCCGCCACATTACCCGCAATCCCTCAGAGACACTCGGCCCCCTCGAGCCTGCAGGTCACCCAATCAGAGCCAACGCCAACACAG TTCCTCTTCAAAACGGCATCAGGCGAGTGGCAGACGGTTCATCTCCAGGACTCGGTCTCCACCTCATCGACCCAAACCACTGCGGTCGTCACCAACTCCCCGCCGCAGGCCAGCATCAAGAGGACGCTTCATGGCGGCAAGAAGGAACGAACTCTGGCTAAAATCGCTCCTGCGGGGGGAATGATCTCGTTAAACACGTCTCAGCTGACTTCGGCGACGCAGGCCGTGCAGACGATCAGCATCAACGGGGTCCAGGTGCAGGGAGTTCCTGTCACCATCACCAACGCTGGAG GCCAGCAGCACCTCACAGTTCAGGCGATACAGGGTGGAGGCCTCCAGCTGGCAACGTCTCCGGGCCAACCCGCCCTCCAGATGGAGCAGACGCTGACCCTGGAGCTGCCCGGACAGCAGGGAGAGAAGAAGAGACGCATGGCCTGCACCTGCCCCAACTGTAAAGACGCAGAGAAGAG GCCGGGGGAGATTGGGAAGAGGAAGCACATCTGTCACGTCATCGGCTGCGAGAAGACGTTCAGGAAAACGTCGCTTCTCAGAGCTCACGTCCGGCTGCACACCGGAGAGAGACCCTTCGTCTGCAACTGGGTTTTCTGCGGGAAGCGATTCACACGCAGCGACGAACTGCAGCGGCACGCCAGGACGCACACAG GAGACAAGCGCTTCGAGTGCACCCAGTGTCAGAAACGCTTCATGAGGAGTGACCACCTGACGAAGCATTATAAGACTCACATTAACACCAAGACCCTGTGA